In Pseudomonadales bacterium, a single window of DNA contains:
- the pilH gene encoding twitching motility response regulator PilH, whose amino-acid sequence MTRVLIVDDSPTETHAFASILRQNGHEVLTAENGADGVAMAQKEQPDVVLMDIVMPGLNGFQATRQLSKGNNTSHIPVIIVTTKDQETDRVWGARQGAKGYLVKPINEALLLTTIKNVIVA is encoded by the coding sequence ATGACTCGAGTACTTATTGTTGATGATTCTCCCACCGAAACCCATGCCTTTGCGTCAATTTTGCGGCAAAACGGACATGAGGTATTAACGGCTGAAAATGGCGCTGATGGTGTCGCTATGGCACAAAAGGAACAACCCGATGTTGTCTTGATGGACATCGTTATGCCCGGCTTGAATGGTTTTCAGGCAACCCGACAATTATCAAAAGGTAATAACACCTCGCATATCCCCGTTATTATCGTGACCACTAAAGATCAAGAAACTGACCGGGTTTGGGGAGCGCGTCAAGGCGCTAAGGGGTACTTGGTCAAGCCTATTAACGAAGCGCTGCTGTTGACGACCATCAAAAATGTAATTGTGGCCTAA
- a CDS encoding type IV pilus twitching motility protein PilT, with the protein MDITELLSFTVKQNASDLHLSAGVPPMIRVDGDVRRVNVPAMEHKEVHALIYDIMNDKQRKDFEEYLETDFSFEVPGVARFRVNAFNHNRGAGAVFRTIPSKVLTMEDLGLGKVFTRLATLPRGLVLVTGPTGSGKSTTLAAMIDHVNNVRYDHVLTIEDPIEFVHESKKCLVNQREVHRDTYGFSEALRSALREDPDVILVGEMRDLETIRLALTAAETGHLVFGTLHTTSAAKTIDRIIDVFPGEEKSMVRSMLSESLQGVISQTLLKKCGGGRVAAHEIMISTPAIRNLIREDKIAQMYSAIQTGSAHGMVTLDQTLKEMLAKGLITMESAREKASNPDSFAR; encoded by the coding sequence ATGGATATTACGGAACTACTTTCGTTTACCGTAAAACAAAATGCGTCTGACTTACATTTGTCGGCCGGTGTGCCGCCAATGATTCGTGTTGATGGGGATGTCCGTCGGGTTAATGTCCCTGCGATGGAACATAAGGAAGTGCATGCGCTGATCTACGATATCATGAACGATAAACAGCGTAAGGATTTTGAGGAATATCTGGAAACGGATTTCTCTTTTGAAGTGCCGGGTGTGGCGCGTTTTCGGGTAAATGCCTTTAACCATAACCGTGGCGCAGGTGCGGTATTTCGGACGATCCCTTCCAAAGTGCTGACGATGGAAGATTTGGGGCTAGGTAAGGTCTTTACGCGACTGGCGACCTTGCCCAGAGGGCTGGTGTTAGTGACTGGGCCAACGGGTTCGGGTAAAAGTACTACGCTGGCGGCGATGATTGATCATGTCAATAACGTTCGCTATGACCACGTGCTGACTATCGAAGATCCAATTGAATTTGTCCATGAAAGCAAAAAATGTCTCGTCAACCAGCGTGAAGTGCATCGTGATACCTATGGTTTCAGCGAAGCCTTGCGATCTGCCTTGCGGGAAGACCCTGATGTGATACTGGTTGGTGAAATGCGGGATTTAGAAACCATTCGGTTAGCCTTAACTGCCGCTGAAACGGGACACCTGGTATTCGGTACCTTACATACGACCTCAGCTGCCAAAACGATAGACCGGATTATTGACGTGTTTCCCGGTGAAGAAAAATCGATGGTGCGCTCCATGTTGTCGGAATCACTACAGGGTGTTATCTCTCAGACATTGTTAAAAAAATGTGGCGGCGGACGGGTTGCGGCTCATGAAATTATGATTTCTACCCCGGCGATCCGAAACCTCATTCGAGAGGATAAAATTGCGCAAATGTATTCGGCAATCCAAACGGGCTCTGCGCATGGTATGGTGACGCTCGATCAGACCTTAAAAGAGATGCTGGCGAAGGGACTCATTACTATGGAGTCGGCGCGGGAAAAAGCGTCCAACCCAGACAGCTTTGCTCGATAA
- a CDS encoding pyrroline-5-carboxylate reductase, with the protein MPLALQNETAKLTFIGAGNMASCIIGGLISNGFPTNLICASDPNESALKKLSDQHGIHISRNNATAIAEADAIILAVKPQIMQPVLTNIATDIQGKQPLIISIAAGITINNIQRWLASNLPIVRTMPNTPALVQTGATGLYANAKVNSIQKALAVMIFESIGIAVWFDNETDMDRVVALSGSGPAYFFLVMEAIEKAGIELGLTPEVARKLTLQTALGSAKLALTENLDPAELRRRVTSPGGTTEAAIHELQEGGMVQLFAKAIQAAATRSKELAG; encoded by the coding sequence ATGCCGCTTGCATTGCAGAATGAAACCGCAAAATTAACCTTTATTGGTGCTGGCAATATGGCCAGTTGTATTATCGGTGGACTGATCAGCAATGGTTTTCCAACCAACCTCATTTGCGCTTCAGACCCAAACGAAAGCGCACTAAAAAAGCTCTCAGATCAGCATGGTATCCATATCAGCCGCAACAACGCCACAGCAATTGCCGAGGCCGACGCTATTATCCTGGCGGTCAAACCGCAGATCATGCAGCCAGTGTTAACTAATATCGCGACAGATATTCAAGGCAAACAGCCATTGATTATCTCTATCGCCGCTGGCATCACCATCAATAACATTCAACGCTGGCTGGCATCGAATCTACCCATTGTCCGCACCATGCCAAACACACCGGCATTAGTGCAAACTGGAGCGACGGGCTTATACGCCAATGCCAAGGTGAACAGCATTCAGAAGGCACTTGCGGTAATGATTTTTGAGTCCATCGGCATTGCCGTTTGGTTCGATAATGAAACCGATATGGATCGAGTGGTTGCGCTATCGGGCAGCGGCCCCGCTTACTTTTTTCTCGTCATGGAAGCGATAGAGAAAGCCGGTATTGAGCTTGGATTAACTCCTGAGGTGGCGCGCAAGCTAACGCTACAAACCGCTCTCGGTTCTGCCAAGCTAGCGCTGACGGAAAACCTGGACCCCGCCGAACTTCGACGCCGGGTCACTTCGCCGGGCGGCACTACCGAAGCTGCAATTCATGAATTGCAGGAGGGCGGGATGGTGCAGCTTTTTGCGAAAGCTATTCAAGCCGCAGCCACTCGCAGCAAAGAACTGGCGGGCTGA
- a CDS encoding energy transducer TonB, which yields MTTATANSAPNGYFSPNIQSGDRLCFTVFVALAVHASIILGIGFDFYINRNQAPVIEVTLAHNPDTKPPKKADYMAQENQLGGGELEEKALPSILEPTEYIEHEINEVSEQTPPTAVSAEVKQQITQISTINESTQKVVDLEQQEAKTEALEDLTQEISLLERSLELASLDAKLDIREQLQTKNTRIRRVSSVSSLKTADAYYVKQWIKKIHRVGRLNYPEEARRRNIYGDLRVAVALLPNGHIKDIRVLRSSGHKVLDDAAIRIVRLAEPFAPFPDELKREYDELEITRTWLFSKDGHTPVL from the coding sequence ATGACGACGGCTACAGCAAATTCAGCTCCCAACGGCTACTTTAGCCCCAATATTCAGAGCGGCGATCGTCTTTGTTTTACTGTTTTTGTCGCGTTGGCCGTTCATGCTTCTATCATCCTGGGAATTGGCTTCGACTTTTATATTAATCGCAATCAAGCACCCGTGATTGAAGTGACACTAGCCCATAACCCAGACACAAAACCACCGAAGAAAGCCGATTACATGGCGCAGGAAAACCAGCTCGGCGGTGGTGAATTGGAGGAAAAAGCGCTACCGAGTATTCTTGAGCCAACTGAGTACATCGAGCATGAAATTAATGAAGTTTCCGAGCAAACACCTCCTACAGCTGTTTCGGCGGAGGTAAAACAACAAATTACTCAGATTTCGACCATAAACGAATCAACACAAAAAGTGGTTGATCTAGAGCAGCAAGAAGCCAAAACCGAGGCGCTGGAAGACCTAACGCAAGAAATATCGCTATTGGAACGCAGTCTTGAGCTTGCCAGCCTAGATGCGAAATTGGATATCAGAGAACAGCTACAAACTAAAAATACACGCATCCGCCGAGTCAGTTCCGTATCCTCTCTAAAAACCGCCGATGCCTACTATGTGAAGCAATGGATAAAAAAAATTCATCGCGTTGGCCGCCTTAATTATCCAGAAGAAGCCCGTCGCAGAAATATCTACGGTGATTTACGCGTAGCAGTAGCACTATTGCCAAATGGACATATTAAGGATATTCGTGTGCTGCGTTCATCCGGCCATAAAGTTCTTGATGACGCGGCAATTCGTATCGTACGTTTGGCTGAGCCCTTTGCCCCCTTCCCCGATGAGCTCAAGCGTGAATACGATGAACTGGAAATAACCAGAACCTGGTTATTCAGCAAAGACGGCCATACCCCGGTACTCTAG
- a CDS encoding YqgE/AlgH family protein: MRKSAPHSLKNQFLIAMPHMGGSGFASTVTYICEHDELGAMGLVINRPTGIALSEIFNQLNINSDDSLHAIDPIYAGGPVQTDRGFILHSSNKKWDSTLFITDEICLTTSKDILASIAKDDGPEECLVALGYAGWGAGQLEQEIINNYWLTAPANSEIIFHTPYEKRLDAAAHILGISLEQISPQTGHA, encoded by the coding sequence ATGAGAAAAAGTGCCCCACACTCACTGAAGAACCAATTCCTTATCGCAATGCCGCATATGGGTGGGTCTGGCTTTGCCAGCACAGTAACCTATATCTGCGAACATGACGAGCTTGGCGCAATGGGGCTCGTCATCAATCGCCCCACAGGAATTGCCTTGTCTGAAATTTTTAACCAGTTGAATATCAACTCCGATGATAGCCTCCACGCCATCGACCCTATCTACGCGGGCGGCCCTGTGCAAACAGATCGGGGGTTCATCCTACACTCAAGCAATAAAAAATGGGACTCCACTTTATTTATCACCGACGAAATCTGCCTGACAACCTCGAAGGATATTTTGGCTTCGATTGCTAAAGATGATGGCCCTGAAGAATGCTTAGTGGCCTTAGGCTATGCCGGTTGGGGCGCGGGACAACTTGAACAGGAAATTATCAATAATTACTGGCTAACGGCGCCTGCCAATTCTGAAATTATTTTTCACACCCCTTACGAGAAACGATTAGATGCCGCCGCGCATATACTCGGCATCAGTTTAGAACAGATTAGCCCTCAAACCGGGCACGCCTAA
- the pilG gene encoding twitching motility response regulator PilG gives MNEQFDGLTVMVVDDSKTIRRTAETLLKKAGCEVITAIDGFDALAKIVDGKPDIIFVDIMMPRLDGYQACALIKNNVHYKSTPVIMLSSKDGLFDKAKGRIVGSDQYLTKPFSKEELLGAISQHAQPSRMEQQA, from the coding sequence ATGAACGAGCAATTCGATGGCTTAACGGTCATGGTGGTGGATGATAGCAAGACGATTCGGCGTACCGCTGAAACCTTGCTAAAGAAAGCTGGTTGTGAGGTGATAACAGCTATTGATGGTTTTGATGCGTTGGCGAAGATTGTGGATGGTAAGCCTGATATCATCTTCGTCGATATTATGATGCCGCGCTTGGATGGTTATCAAGCCTGTGCACTGATTAAGAACAACGTACATTACAAATCAACGCCGGTGATCATGTTATCAAGTAAAGACGGCCTTTTCGATAAAGCAAAAGGACGTATTGTTGGTTCTGACCAATATCTTACTAAACCATTCAGCAAAGAAGAGTTGCTCGGTGCCATTAGTCAGCACGCACAGCCTTCCAGGATGGAACAGCAGGCCTAA
- the gshB gene encoding glutathione synthase produces MTIELGVVMDPIGAINYKKDSTLAMLLAAKKRGWKINYMEQKDLFLADGVAMARMCELKVFADPKHWFDLGEAQDKPLTALNVIIMRKDPPFDNEFLYTTQMLEYAEKNGVLVVNRPQSLRDFNEKLFATQFPQCCPPLLVSRDTQRLKAFHAQQRDVIFKPLDGMGGMSIFRVQQNDPNINVILETLTQHGQRQIMAQKFIPEIVNGDKRILVIDGEPVPYALARIPLAGENRGNLAAGGTGQALALNERDRWICAQVAPTLKATGLLFVGLDVIGDYLTEINVTSPTCIRELDKAYSLDIAGSLMDCISAKLAGV; encoded by the coding sequence ATGACAATAGAACTAGGCGTAGTGATGGACCCGATTGGAGCCATTAACTACAAAAAAGACAGCACTCTCGCCATGTTATTGGCGGCAAAAAAGCGTGGCTGGAAGATTAACTACATGGAGCAAAAGGATTTATTCCTGGCTGATGGCGTCGCCATGGCAAGAATGTGCGAATTAAAAGTATTCGCCGACCCAAAACATTGGTTTGATCTAGGCGAAGCACAGGATAAACCACTGACGGCACTAAACGTAATCATAATGCGCAAGGATCCCCCCTTTGACAATGAGTTTCTCTATACAACCCAGATGCTTGAATACGCCGAAAAAAATGGCGTTTTAGTGGTTAACCGCCCACAAAGTTTGCGCGACTTTAATGAAAAACTCTTTGCCACCCAATTTCCACAGTGCTGTCCTCCACTTTTAGTCAGTCGAGACACTCAGCGCCTTAAAGCCTTCCACGCCCAACAGCGTGATGTCATTTTTAAGCCTTTGGATGGCATGGGAGGAATGAGCATATTCCGTGTACAGCAAAATGACCCCAATATTAATGTGATCTTGGAAACCCTTACTCAGCATGGCCAACGCCAAATTATGGCGCAGAAATTTATCCCGGAAATAGTCAATGGCGATAAGCGCATTCTGGTTATTGATGGTGAGCCGGTACCTTACGCCTTGGCACGAATACCTCTGGCGGGAGAAAACCGCGGCAACCTGGCAGCAGGAGGTACCGGGCAAGCATTAGCACTCAACGAACGAGACCGCTGGATATGTGCGCAAGTCGCGCCTACACTAAAGGCCACCGGCCTACTTTTTGTTGGTTTAGATGTGATCGGCGATTATTTAACGGAAATTAATGTGACAAGCCCTACCTGCATTCGCGAACTGGATAAGGCTTACTCGCTTGATATTGCTGGAAGCCTGATGGATTGCATCAGCGCAAAACTGGCCGGAGTTTAA
- a CDS encoding aspartate carbamoyltransferase catalytic subunit, which yields MGPIAESPQIQLTDSGQLRHFLTIEGLPASLLTEILDTADSFISMEQQSVKKVPLLRGKTVVNLFFEPSTRTRTTFELAAKRLSADVLNLNISTSATTKGESLLDTLKNLEAMASDMFIVRHALSGAPHFIAEQVTPEIAIINAGDGRHAHPTQAMLDMLTIRRHKGEFEQLSVAIVGDILHSRVARSQIHALNILGVPDIRVIAPNTLLPFDVESLGVKLYSRMVDGLAGVDVVIMLRLQNERMQGALLPSQHEFYRLYGLTKDKLKYAHPEAIVMHPGPINRGVEIESEVADSAQSVILNQVSYGIAVRMAVMSMAMSGQTTQNQARNEALNELQNLAPQLSGETSR from the coding sequence ATGGGGCCTATTGCCGAATCACCACAAATTCAGCTTACCGACAGCGGTCAACTCCGCCATTTTCTCACTATTGAAGGCTTACCCGCCTCGCTTCTAACCGAAATTCTTGATACTGCCGATTCCTTTATTAGCATGGAACAGCAGTCTGTCAAAAAGGTACCGTTGCTACGCGGAAAAACCGTTGTTAATTTATTTTTTGAGCCTAGCACCCGCACCCGCACCACCTTTGAACTTGCTGCCAAACGCCTATCTGCGGACGTCCTCAATTTAAACATTAGCACCTCCGCCACCACCAAAGGCGAATCGTTGCTCGACACCCTAAAAAACCTCGAAGCCATGGCAAGCGATATGTTTATCGTTCGCCACGCGCTGAGTGGTGCGCCGCATTTCATTGCGGAACAAGTCACTCCGGAAATAGCTATTATCAACGCTGGCGACGGACGTCATGCACATCCTACTCAAGCAATGCTCGACATGCTCACCATTCGCCGCCACAAAGGTGAGTTTGAGCAACTGAGTGTTGCCATCGTCGGAGATATTCTGCATTCCCGTGTAGCGCGCTCGCAAATACACGCGCTGAACATATTAGGTGTGCCCGACATTCGTGTCATTGCTCCCAACACGCTCTTACCCTTCGATGTTGAATCGCTCGGAGTCAAGCTTTACAGCCGTATGGTCGATGGGCTGGCAGGTGTTGATGTAGTCATTATGCTGCGTTTACAGAATGAGCGCATGCAGGGAGCCCTGTTGCCGAGTCAGCACGAATTTTATCGGCTTTATGGCTTGACCAAGGACAAACTAAAATACGCGCACCCGGAAGCTATCGTCATGCATCCCGGCCCAATTAATCGCGGCGTGGAGATCGAATCGGAAGTTGCGGATAGTGCACAATCCGTCATTCTCAATCAAGTCAGTTACGGCATTGCGGTGAGAATGGCGGTAATGTCGATGGCAATGAGCGGTCAAACCACCCAGAATCAAGCCCGCAATGAAGCGTTGAATGAGCTGCAAAATCTTGCGCCACAGCTCTCAGGCGAGACCTCAAGATGA
- a CDS encoding PilT/PilU family type 4a pilus ATPase, whose product MDLNMMLKIMVDKKASDLFITAGVPASIKVDGVISHLSSEPMSPEKARETVLGAMNEAQRKEFMVSHECNFAISARGVGRFRVSAFYQRNLVGMVLRRIETRIPISSELGLPEVIDELAMTKRGLVLFVGATGTGKSTSLASMVGYRNNNANGHIISIEDPIEYVHQHKNCIVTQREVGIDTESFEVALRNTLRQAPDVILVGEIRTRETMEQSIIFADTGHLCLATLHANNANQAFGRILNFFPADRHPQIWMDLSLNLKAIVAQQLIPKPDGKGRAVVVEVLINTPIVADIIRKGEVHLLKEIMGRSTEIGMQTFDQGLFKAFKNGDITYEAALKHADSMNDLRLMIKLDSETHVQDAMNAADKFTLQGEKGKPFQR is encoded by the coding sequence GTGGACCTGAATATGATGTTGAAAATAATGGTGGATAAAAAGGCATCGGACCTTTTTATTACCGCCGGTGTTCCAGCCAGTATTAAGGTTGACGGTGTGATTTCGCATTTAAGTAGCGAACCGATGAGTCCGGAAAAAGCACGTGAAACAGTGCTGGGCGCAATGAATGAAGCGCAACGTAAAGAATTCATGGTGAGTCATGAATGTAACTTTGCGATTAGTGCCCGTGGCGTAGGCCGTTTCCGTGTCAGTGCCTTTTATCAGCGTAACTTGGTGGGCATGGTGTTGCGGCGAATAGAAACGCGAATTCCAATATCCTCTGAGCTGGGGCTGCCGGAGGTAATTGATGAGTTGGCAATGACTAAGCGAGGCTTGGTGCTGTTTGTTGGTGCAACCGGTACTGGTAAATCAACGTCTTTAGCTTCCATGGTTGGGTACCGTAATAATAATGCGAATGGGCATATTATCAGTATTGAAGACCCGATTGAGTATGTTCATCAGCATAAAAACTGTATTGTCACGCAACGAGAAGTGGGCATTGATACGGAAAGCTTTGAAGTTGCGTTGCGCAATACCTTACGACAGGCTCCTGATGTGATTCTGGTAGGTGAAATTCGAACCCGAGAGACGATGGAGCAGTCTATTATCTTTGCCGACACCGGCCACCTGTGTTTAGCAACACTGCACGCGAATAACGCCAACCAGGCCTTTGGACGTATTCTTAACTTCTTCCCCGCCGACCGACATCCACAAATTTGGATGGATTTATCCCTAAACTTGAAAGCAATTGTGGCGCAGCAACTAATTCCCAAACCAGATGGTAAGGGGCGCGCGGTGGTAGTGGAAGTGCTGATTAATACGCCCATCGTGGCGGATATCATCCGCAAAGGGGAAGTGCATTTACTGAAAGAAATTATGGGGCGGTCAACGGAAATTGGTATGCAAACCTTTGATCAAGGGTTATTCAAAGCCTTTAAGAATGGTGATATTACTTACGAAGCGGCGTTAAAGCATGCTGACTCAATGAATGACTTACGCTTGATGATCAAATTAGATTCAGAAACCCACGTGCAAGATGCCATGAATGCCGCAGATAAATTTACGCTTCAAGGGGAGAAAGGCAAGCCGTTTCAGCGTTGA
- the pyrR gene encoding bifunctional pyr operon transcriptional regulator/uracil phosphoribosyltransferase PyrR has translation MALIPVSQLLAGIQQQLLDHMSAKSITNPLIIGIHTGGVWLAQRIHDALTQIHKVNDPLGTLDISFYRDDFTQAGLNPNVKPSTLPASTEGRHIILIDDVLMTGRTIRAALNVLFEYGRPASITLVALVDLNARELPIKADIVGQVLDLPSNQRVKLYGPENLSLKIKSLEQEST, from the coding sequence ATGGCGCTCATCCCAGTCAGTCAATTATTGGCAGGTATTCAACAGCAACTACTCGACCATATGTCGGCCAAATCTATTACCAACCCGTTAATCATAGGTATTCATACCGGTGGTGTATGGCTAGCACAACGAATACATGATGCTCTTACCCAAATCCACAAGGTGAACGATCCCCTCGGCACCCTGGATATTTCATTTTATCGCGATGATTTCACTCAGGCGGGTTTGAACCCTAACGTAAAGCCTTCAACATTGCCTGCTTCAACGGAAGGGCGCCATATTATCCTCATCGATGATGTGCTGATGACAGGACGTACTATTCGCGCTGCGTTAAACGTATTATTTGAGTACGGCCGACCAGCTAGCATCACATTAGTGGCATTAGTCGATCTCAACGCACGCGAACTACCTATCAAAGCAGATATTGTTGGGCAAGTCTTAGATTTACCGTCAAATCAACGCGTAAAACTTTATGGTCCTGAGAATTTAAGTCTGAAAATCAAGTCATTGGAGCAGGAAAGCACTTAG
- a CDS encoding dihydroorotase encodes MNLLIKGGHLIDPANEIDTVSDIYIADGKVTALGEAAQSFTADTQINAAGLIVCPGFIDLFASIPEPGFEHKGTITTETRAAAAGGVTTLCCPPNTSPVIDSPSVATLIQELARQVRCCRVKPIGAITNGLKGTQLSEIYALKEAGCIGITNMRQPFADNAVLLRCLEYAATHQMTVFFSSTDIALEQGGCVHSGSYSTRLGLAGIPETAETVALVRDLLLVEQSGVRAHFGQLSTARSVELIATAQARGIPVTADVSIQHLIATEEDIHDFNALYHVQPPFRAKSDRDALRQGVKEGVISAICSYHQPHEIAAKMAPFADTAPGISTIETLLPLALQLVQENLLDLPELIQRLTIGPATAANIGSGSLAVGETADICIFNPTERWQVQAKTLFSRGHNTPLLNNEVSGRVCFTLLAGERVHQAQR; translated from the coding sequence ATGAACCTTCTGATTAAGGGTGGGCATTTAATTGATCCCGCCAATGAAATAGACACCGTCTCCGATATTTATATCGCCGACGGCAAGGTCACCGCGCTGGGGGAAGCAGCTCAATCCTTTACCGCAGACACCCAGATTAACGCGGCTGGTTTAATCGTATGTCCCGGTTTTATTGACCTATTTGCCAGCATACCCGAGCCCGGTTTTGAACATAAAGGAACCATCACAACAGAAACACGAGCCGCCGCCGCAGGAGGGGTTACTACGCTCTGCTGCCCACCAAACACATCGCCAGTCATCGACTCCCCCTCCGTCGCCACGCTGATTCAAGAACTAGCTCGCCAGGTTCGTTGCTGTCGTGTCAAACCCATTGGCGCAATCACCAATGGGCTTAAAGGCACACAGTTAAGCGAAATTTACGCACTCAAGGAAGCAGGCTGTATCGGCATCACCAATATGCGACAGCCCTTCGCGGACAATGCCGTATTATTGCGCTGTTTAGAGTACGCCGCGACCCACCAAATGACTGTATTTTTCAGCTCTACAGATATCGCGCTGGAGCAAGGTGGCTGTGTTCACAGTGGCTCTTATAGTACGCGCTTGGGCTTAGCGGGCATCCCAGAAACGGCGGAGACCGTTGCTCTGGTACGCGATCTATTATTGGTCGAACAATCTGGAGTAAGGGCACACTTTGGCCAGCTTTCAACTGCTCGCTCGGTCGAGCTAATAGCAACCGCTCAGGCTAGAGGCATACCGGTGACGGCAGATGTAAGCATCCAGCATTTAATCGCCACCGAGGAAGATATACATGATTTTAATGCCCTCTATCATGTGCAACCACCGTTCAGAGCGAAATCGGATCGAGATGCACTCAGGCAAGGCGTGAAAGAAGGCGTCATCAGTGCCATTTGCTCCTATCATCAACCCCACGAAATAGCGGCGAAAATGGCTCCGTTCGCGGATACTGCACCTGGCATTTCCACTATTGAAACCCTGCTTCCTTTGGCGTTACAACTGGTTCAGGAAAATCTTCTCGACCTGCCGGAATTAATTCAGAGACTGACGATTGGTCCTGCCACAGCAGCTAATATTGGAAGTGGTAGTTTGGCTGTGGGCGAAACAGCGGATATCTGTATTTTTAATCCAACTGAGCGTTGGCAAGTGCAAGCAAAGACCTTATTTTCACGGGGACACAATACACCGTTGCTGAATAATGAGGTGAGCGGAAGGGTCTGTTTCACCCTTCTTGCTGGGGAAAGAGTGCACCAGGCTCAACGCTGA
- a CDS encoding YggS family pyridoxal phosphate-dependent enzyme — translation MQNPIAHNIIQLRARISTAEKKFNRTPGIVQLIAVSKTRGANELRKAAQTGIKDFGENYLQEALEKQKALTDLGITWHFIGPVQSNKTAEIAAHFDWVHSVDRLKVARRLDEQRPQHLLPLNICLQVNISNEDTKSGVKLEDLDQLAAQVSLLPRLKLRGLMAIPAPDRSESELRADFSAIQKALSRLNNQGFNLDTLSMGMTNDLECAIAEGATMVRIGTAIFGSRN, via the coding sequence ATGCAAAACCCTATTGCCCATAATATCATTCAATTGCGCGCTCGCATCAGCACAGCAGAAAAAAAATTCAACCGTACACCGGGTATAGTACAGCTTATCGCAGTTAGCAAGACGAGAGGCGCAAATGAGCTAAGAAAGGCGGCTCAAACAGGCATCAAAGATTTCGGTGAAAATTATCTACAAGAGGCGCTCGAAAAACAAAAGGCGCTGACGGACCTCGGCATTACTTGGCATTTCATCGGACCAGTCCAATCCAATAAAACAGCGGAAATTGCCGCTCATTTTGACTGGGTTCATAGTGTTGACCGGCTCAAAGTCGCGCGTCGACTTGACGAACAACGACCTCAGCATTTACTCCCACTCAATATCTGCCTGCAAGTTAATATCAGCAACGAAGACACAAAGTCGGGCGTTAAGCTAGAAGACCTTGATCAATTGGCTGCACAAGTTTCGCTTTTACCCCGTTTAAAACTGCGCGGATTAATGGCAATACCTGCTCCGGACCGATCAGAATCAGAGCTGCGAGCCGATTTCTCCGCCATACAAAAAGCGCTGTCTCGGTTAAACAATCAAGGATTTAATCTGGATACTCTATCGATGGGGATGACAAATGATTTAGAATGCGCGATTGCCGAAGGCGCTACTATGGTGCGTATCGGCACTGCTATTTTTGGTTCCCGCAATTAG
- the ruvX gene encoding Holliday junction resolvase RuvX produces the protein MSQQPRRILAFDFGTKRIGVAIGQEVTGTATPLAALSAKDGIPDWQLLTSLIKQWQPDAFVVGIPLNMDDSSSEMAVRARKFCHRLHGRYHKPSYGMDERLSTFAAKSELASEAAATYNITSVDSLAAKLILESWFQQQTIVKES, from the coding sequence ATCTCACAGCAACCGCGTCGTATTTTGGCCTTTGATTTTGGCACAAAACGGATTGGAGTAGCTATCGGGCAAGAAGTAACTGGCACCGCAACACCATTAGCAGCACTTTCAGCAAAAGATGGCATTCCAGATTGGCAGCTGCTAACCTCACTGATTAAACAATGGCAACCAGATGCCTTTGTCGTCGGTATTCCCTTGAACATGGACGACAGTAGCAGTGAGATGGCTGTGCGCGCCAGAAAATTTTGTCATCGACTACATGGACGTTATCACAAACCAAGCTATGGTATGGACGAACGCCTTTCTACCTTTGCCGCCAAGTCAGAACTCGCGAGCGAGGCTGCAGCAACATATAACATTACCAGTGTCGATAGCTTGGCCGCAAAGCTGATTTTGGAGAGCTGGTTCCAGCAACAAACTATTGTAAAGGAGAGTTGA